The following coding sequences lie in one Rutidosis leptorrhynchoides isolate AG116_Rl617_1_P2 chromosome 6, CSIRO_AGI_Rlap_v1, whole genome shotgun sequence genomic window:
- the LOC139853274 gene encoding uncharacterized protein, which produces MYASKVHLNASSIEDNKLINGKSFIRFESIIFRRPKEVAAIQNEMQPSTGLVEAIIVEVKNRDKIGGAYLNSDAICCTHELASDGSCKVGEVIIRQDPDNPGWPKRIKTPFEGKSEEAKMMLQTVEINRTGMYYLYFMYCDPQLKGTIMSGRIVWRNPDGYLPGKMTPFMQFYGFMSLAYLILGLVWFLRFLQHWKDVIQLHYHITVVIGLGMCEMALWYYEYSNFNVTRSRAVGITLWAVTCSIFHL; this is translated from the exons ATGTATGCTTCTAAGGTTCATCTCAATGCATCATCTATCGAGGATAACAAACTCATCAATGGCAAATCATTCATTAG GTTTGAGTCTATAATATTTAGAAGACCAAAAGAAGTTGCTGCTATACAGAACGAGATGCAACCGAGTACTGGTTTGGTTGAAGCTATAATTGTTGAAGTGAAAAACCGAGATAAGATTGGAGGTGCATATTTAAACTCCGATGCAATTTGTTGTACACATGAACTTGCAAGTGATGGTTCCTGCAAGGTAGGAGAAGTTATTATTCGTCAAGACCCTGATAACCCTGGCTGGCCTAAACGGATTAAAACTCCATTCGAGGGCAAAAGTGAAGAAGCAAAAATGATGTTGCAAACCGTTGAAATCAATAGAACGGGAATGTATTATCTTTACTTTATGTATTGTGATCCACAACTTAAGGGTACAATTATGAGTGGAAGAATTGTTTGGAGAAATCCAGATGGTTATCTACCAGGGAAGATGACACCGTTTATGCAATTTTATGGATTTATGTCCTTAGCTTACCTTATACTCGGTCTTGTATGGTTTCTTAGATTTTTACAACATTGGAAGGATGTAATACAGTTGCATTACCATATTACAGTTGTAATTGGTCTGGGAATGTGTGAGATGGCTCTTTGGTATTATGAATATTCAAATTTTAATGTTACGAGAAGCAGAGCAGTCGGGATTACACTTTGGGCAGTCACGTGTAGTATATTTCATTTGTAA